CCTGGTAGACCGGCGTCCTGGCCAGGTCGCGGGTCGGCTGGATCTCCTCCACCAGCCGCTCGAACGGCAGGTCGGCGTGCCCGAACGCGCCGAGGCAGGCGGCACGCACCCGGCCCAGCGCCTCGGTGAAGCTCAGCTCCGGGGTCAGGTTCGCGCGCAACGCCAGCGAGTTCAGGAACAGGCCGACCGCGGTTTCGGCTTCGGGCGCGGTCCGCCCGGCCACCGGCGTGCCGACCACCACGTCCCAGTCGCGGCTGTAGCGCGCGAGCAGCACGGTGAACACGGTCAGCAGCGACATGAACGGCGTGGCCCCGGCCTGGCGGCCCTGCTCCAGCAACGCGCTCGCGACCTCCGGCGGCAACCGGAAGTCCAGCGCGGCGCCGTCCGAAGCGCGCTCGGCGGCCCGCGGGCGGTCCACCGGCAGCTCCAGCGGGTGCACCCCGTCGAGCGCGGCGCGCCAGTAGGCCAGCTGCTCGTCCAGCAATGGTCCGGTCAGCGCGCGCCGCTGGCGGATCGCGTGATCGGCGTACTGGAGCGCGGGCGCGGGCAGTTCCGCAGCGCTCTGGCCGGCCTGGCACAGCCGCTCGAACTCGTCGGCCAGCACCACCAGCGACCGGCCGTCCACCGCGATGTGGTGCGCGGTGATCAGCAGAACGCCTTCGAGGCCGGGACGATCGAGCAGCAACGCCCGCCACACCGGGCCATCGGCCAGGTCGAACCCGCGGGCCAGCTCGGCACGGAACAGCTCGTGCTTCGACGGCGTTCCCCGGACCACCCGCAGCTCCACCTCACCGGGGGCGTCGATCACCTGCCACGGCTCGTTGTCGTGCACCACGTACCGGGTGCGCAGCACCTCGTGGCGCGCCTCGATCGCGTTGAGCGCCCGCGCCACCACGTCGTGCCCGGTCCCCTCCGGCACGCGGAGGAACAGCGGCACGATGTACTCCTGGTCGCCCTGGCGCAGCTGCTCCAGGAACCACAGCCGCCGCTGGCCGAACGACAGCGGCAGCCGCCCGTCCGGCCGGGCCACCGGCTCCGGCGCCGCCTCGACGTCCTTTGTGGACAGCAGGGCGGCCTGGTCGCGCACGGTGGAGGCGGCGAACAGGTGCCGGACCTCGATCCGCCTGCCGGTCCGCACGCGCAGCCACTCGGCCAGCCGGGTGATCAGCAGGGAATGCCCGCCCAGCTGGAAGAAGTCGTCGTCGACACCGACGCGGTCCACGTCGAGCAGGTCCGCCCACGCTTCGGCGACGACCTGCTCGGCGGCGGTCCCGGGTGCCTGGTACCCGGGGCGGCCGGGCCGGTCGTCCAGTTCCATCGCGCGCAACGCCGTGCGGTCGACCTTTCCGCTGTGCGTCAGCGGCAGTTCGTCCAGCGGCACCACCAGTGTCGGCACCAGGTGCTCGGGCAGGCCGCGGCGCAGGAAGGTGCGCAGCGCGCCGGGTTCGATGTCCCCCACCACGAACGCCGCCAGCCGCAGGTCACCGGTCGGCCCCGGCACCGCGAGCACGGCACCACCGCGCACCGCGGGATGGGTGCGCAACGCGGCCTCGACCTCACCCGGCTCGATCCGCACACCGTTGACCTTGACCTGGTCGTCGAGCCTGCCGAGATAGGTGAGCACCCCGTCGTCGCGCCAGCGGGCGCGGTCCCCGGTGCGGTACAGCCGCGACCCGGGCGGACCGAGCGGGTCGGGCACGAAGCGCTCGGCGGTCAGTTCCGGCTGCCCGACGTAGCCGAGGCCGACCCCGGCGCCGCCGATGTACAGCTCCCCGGCGAGCCCGATCGGGGTCAGTTCCCCGTCTTCGTCGAGCACCACGACGTGGTCGCCGCTGATCGGCGCGCCGATCGGCACCGGCCCGGTGGCCTGCTCGCGGTCGCAGCGGAACGCGGTGGCGTCGATGGCGCATTCGGTGGGGCCGTAGGTGTTCCACAGCTCCACGTCGACCTTCGCCCACACCTGACGGCAGAGCTCGTACTGCAGCGGCTCGCCCGCCGAGAACAGCAGGCGCAGCGAAGTGCATTCGGCCAGCCGGTCCTGCGCGACCAGCAACCGCAGCACCGAGGGCACCACCTGCAGCACGGTCACCTCGTCGCGGATGACCGCCTCGATCATCGCCACCGGGTCGCGTTCGGCACCGGCCGGTGCCAGCACCACGGTTCCCCCGCTGACCAGCGGCGCGAAGATCTCCCAGCCCGCCGCGTCGAACGACAGCGAAGTCTTCTGCAGCACGCGGTCGCGCTCGGACAGGCCGTGCGTCCGCACGGTCCAGTGCACCCGGTTGGCGATGCCGCCGTGGGTGACCACCGCGCCCTTCGGCCGTCCCGTGGAACCCGAGGTGTAGACGATGTAGGCCGGGCTGTCCTGGCTGATCGCGGGCCGGGGCAGCGCGGGCGCGGCCCCCTCGGTGGCCGTCAGCTCGGCGACCGACTCGTCGCTGAGGACGATCCGGCAGCCGGTTTCCCCGACGATCCCGGCGATGCGCTCCTCGGGGTGGTCCGGGTCCAGCGGCACGTACACGCCACCGGCCCGCCACACCGCGAGCAGCGCGGCGACCAGGTCGGTGCCGCGGCGCACGCGGACCCCGACGACCTGGCCGGGCGTGCAGCCCTTCGCGTGCAGCGCGGCCGCCACGTGCCCGGCCCGCCGGTCGAGTTCGGCGTAGGAAACGCTGTCCCAGCCGTCGATCGCGGCGATCGCGCCGGGGGTGCGCGCGACCTGGAGGGCGAACGCGTCGGGCAGCAGGGTGGCGGTCATCGCGAGGCCCCGGCTGTGCGCACGCTCAGCGGCCGCAGGTCCTGCCACACCTCGCCGATCCGCGCCAGGCACTCCTCCCGCGACCCCTCGGTGCCTTCGGCGCGCCAGCCGGCGGGCAGCTCACGCCGCACGGGCCACAGGGAGTACTGCTCTTCACTGTTCACCACGACCCGGTAGACGGGGCCGTTGTCGCCGGGGTAGGTCATCGTGTTCCTCCGTAGGAAGCGGCGGTCAGGTCGGATCGGCCGGTGGCGAAGGCGAGCAGGCGGGCGCGCTCGGTGTCGTCGAGCAGCGCCACCCCGGCCACGGGGGCGTCCGGGTCGTCACGCGCGGCCCTGATCAGCAGGCGGTAGTGCACCGCCAGCCGCGCGATCGTGCCGGGGTCGAACAGATCGGTGTCGTACTTGAGCGCGCACCGGATGGAGGTGCGGTCGCGCACCAGTTCCAGCGTCACGTCGAACTGGCCCTCCTGCTGCGGCACGTCGAAGCAGGACAGCCGGAGACCGGCGTAGTCGACCGTGGTGCCGTGGCCGCCGGCGGCGAGCGCGAACAGCGGCGCCTGCCGCCCGGCGGTCATCGTGGTGGCCAGCACCTGGAACAAGCCGGAGGTGCCGGACGCGCGCGGCAGGCCGAGCGCCTTGGGCAGCAGCGCGGACGGGTAGTCCACCCTGGCCATGCCTTCGCGCAGCTGCTCGTTCGCGTCGGCGACCAGCTCGCGGAAGGTCACCTGCGGGCCGCAGCGGGTGCGCAACGGGATCGAGTTCACGAAGTAGCCGGCCACGCCGAGGCGGTTCAGGCCCATGGTCGAGGTGGCCGCGCACCCGATCAGGAAGTCGCGCTGGCCCGAGTACCGGTGCAGCAGCGACTGGAACAGCCCGATCAGGTATCGCGCGGGCGTGGTGCGGTGGGCGCGGGACGCGGGGACCAGCCCGGCGACGATGTCCTCGGGCATCTGGAACACGTGCGTCGCCCCGCGCAGCCGCTGGCGGCCCGGCCGGGGCCGGTCGGTGGGCAGGTCCAGCACGGTCGGCGCGCCTTCGCACAGCTCACGC
The genomic region above belongs to Amycolatopsis sp. YIM 10 and contains:
- a CDS encoding MbtH family NRPS accessory protein, translated to MTYPGDNGPVYRVVVNSEEQYSLWPVRRELPAGWRAEGTEGSREECLARIGEVWQDLRPLSVRTAGASR
- a CDS encoding non-ribosomal peptide synthetase, with protein sequence MTATLLPDAFALQVARTPGAIAAIDGWDSVSYAELDRRAGHVAAALHAKGCTPGQVVGVRVRRGTDLVAALLAVWRAGGVYVPLDPDHPEERIAGIVGETGCRIVLSDESVAELTATEGAAPALPRPAISQDSPAYIVYTSGSTGRPKGAVVTHGGIANRVHWTVRTHGLSERDRVLQKTSLSFDAAGWEIFAPLVSGGTVVLAPAGAERDPVAMIEAVIRDEVTVLQVVPSVLRLLVAQDRLAECTSLRLLFSAGEPLQYELCRQVWAKVDVELWNTYGPTECAIDATAFRCDREQATGPVPIGAPISGDHVVVLDEDGELTPIGLAGELYIGGAGVGLGYVGQPELTAERFVPDPLGPPGSRLYRTGDRARWRDDGVLTYLGRLDDQVKVNGVRIEPGEVEAALRTHPAVRGGAVLAVPGPTGDLRLAAFVVGDIEPGALRTFLRRGLPEHLVPTLVVPLDELPLTHSGKVDRTALRAMELDDRPGRPGYQAPGTAAEQVVAEAWADLLDVDRVGVDDDFFQLGGHSLLITRLAEWLRVRTGRRIEVRHLFAASTVRDQAALLSTKDVEAAPEPVARPDGRLPLSFGQRRLWFLEQLRQGDQEYIVPLFLRVPEGTGHDVVARALNAIEARHEVLRTRYVVHDNEPWQVIDAPGEVELRVVRGTPSKHELFRAELARGFDLADGPVWRALLLDRPGLEGVLLITAHHIAVDGRSLVVLADEFERLCQAGQSAAELPAPALQYADHAIRQRRALTGPLLDEQLAYWRAALDGVHPLELPVDRPRAAERASDGAALDFRLPPEVASALLEQGRQAGATPFMSLLTVFTVLLARYSRDWDVVVGTPVAGRTAPEAETAVGLFLNSLALRANLTPELSFTEALGRVRAACLGAFGHADLPFERLVEEIQPTRDLARTPVYQVIFDLHEAGLAEANTNVVDTDVMRSIWRTAKTDLTLIMRTHTDGTVDGILEYATALFDEATVDRLGANFVRLAESLTAEPEAPIGTAELVGDAERELLLRTWNDTTTEQPSRPVHLSIAEQCAKTPEAVALVHDGGTVTYGELDRDANRFAHLLRSRGVTAESVVGVLLNRGPELVSALLGVWKAGGAYVPLDPSFPADRVRHVLADSGAELLVSDSELAESAGDFDGGRVLADLDRADLARQPAEAPEEVDGNGLDRLAYLIYTSGSTGTPKGVAVAHRGLANYLDWSIGAYAAHGTGGAPLFTSIAYDLGLPNLYTPLLTGQPVHLFPQDFDLTKLGPALADAGPFSFVKLAPAQLELVLGQLADAGPVPLAELVSAAGDWVPATLAERWREVTGRPDARFAAEYGPTEITVGNSALFPEPGEQAHEFLSIGHPIPNTTMYVLDEFLNPVPIGVLGEIYVGGVGVARGYTGKPELTAEKFLPDPHGEPGGRLYRTGDLGRVLPGGAVEFRGRADNQVKVRGYRVELGAVEAALLAHPDVREAAVVLSGQKLVAYHVGRAEDLAGFLAQTLPRHEVPGVFVPMESLPLNANGKVDRKALPEPEAGETAERAGQAPRTPAERRIAAIWARVLDRRIGVHDNFFDLGGHSMSAATVVSMVRQEFGVELGMRTLFDAPTVAGLADAVAELIRAEIDGLSAAEVLARSEEAKR
- a CDS encoding condensation domain-containing protein, with product MPAKSRPVRAPAGTAHQDGFSMERALSVGQEALWFINRMAPDSSAYNVVYTIGLHHRLDVPALSRAVRLTAQRHDVLRSAFTEIDGMPRRVVREGGLLDLEVRDVGDVGEDVLTALVRTEVTRPFDLPSGAPARLVLLRRGPDDALLVFVAHHIALDGPSQVLVLQDLLDAYQALREGGSPDWSPLKVTYDEFVTAERRLLDSPRAAALAAYWRELCEGAPTVLDLPTDRPRPGRQRLRGATHVFQMPEDIVAGLVPASRAHRTTPARYLIGLFQSLLHRYSGQRDFLIGCAATSTMGLNRLGVAGYFVNSIPLRTRCGPQVTFRELVADANEQLREGMARVDYPSALLPKALGLPRASGTSGLFQVLATTMTAGRQAPLFALAAGGHGTTVDYAGLRLSCFDVPQQEGQFDVTLELVRDRTSIRCALKYDTDLFDPGTIARLAVHYRLLIRAARDDPDAPVAGVALLDDTERARLLAFATGRSDLTAASYGGTR